One Acetobacter oryzoeni genomic window, ATCCAATGTTAAGAATAAAAGAAGTTCTCCCGCAACATGCTATTGCGTATGACATCATTAAACATTTTCTAAAAAATACAATCCCAAATCAAAACGTCCCTATTCCAGCACTTTTGTTAACAGACATTCTTGAGGAAGAATTTTGCCATGCCCTTATTCATTATTACCATCATAACAACCCTACACCTTCAGGTGTGCTTACAAAAAATGCACATGGATCAACTATAGAAAAAGTAGATACATTTTTTAAACGTCGTTATGATTGTAAAATACAAAATCAAAATTTAATCAAAGGCTTGCAAGCACGTATTATCAGACGCGTTGTTCCTGAAATTCGCAAAGCCTTTCAATGCACTGTCACTGGCATGGATCGTATGATTGTAAGCTGTTATGATGCTGCATATAAAGGGCACTTTTCCCCACATAGAGACAATACAGTGGAAGGTGCCAAACATAGACTTTTTGCTATTTCTATTAATCTGAATGATACTTTTGAAGGTGGAGAACTGACTTTCCCTGAATTTTCCAGTCAAAGGTTTTGTCCGCCTGCTGGGGGAGCACTTATTTTTTCAAGCGCGCTTTTACATGCTGTTCAGCCCGTTACAAAAGGTAAACGCTATGCCTGTTTACCCTTTGCTTTTAACGAAGAATCTCTAAATACTGCACGCCTACAATCTGGTTAAAGCGGTTTACGCACATTTCTGCGTTTTGGCTGGCGTGCAATATATTGCCCTGCCCCACGCACTGCGCGTAAATCCCCTTCATCCCAGACAAGATGGCCTTTGCTTATTGTTTTCTTTGCAACACCTGTTACCGTCATTCCTTCGTAAATATTATAATCAACATTCTGATGATGTGTTTGTGCAGAAATTGTACGTTCTGCGTCGGCATCCCACAGCACGATATCCGCATCTGCCCCTATCGCTAAGCTTCCTTTTTGTGGATACATATTAAAAATTTGCGCTGTATTTGTAGATGTTAAAGCCACAAACTGTTCTGGCGTCAGTTTTCCTGTTTTAACACCATAGTGCCATAAAACACTCATCCGATCCTCAATTCCAGGCGTGCCATTGGGTATCCGGGTAAAATCTGTTTTGCCCATTTCTTTTTGTGGCGCACAAAAACAACAATGATCTGTAGCCGTTGTTTGTAGCTGCCCAGACATCATACCACCCCACAACGCTGCCTGATGATGTTTGGGCCTAAAAGGTGGGCTCATGACATACTGTGCTGCTTTCAACCAATCAGACCCCTCATAAACACTTTCATCAAATACTAAATGCTGGGGCAGTACTTCACCGTATACCTCTTGCCCTCGCAATCGTGCTTCTGAAATGGCTTGCACGCCTTCCTGCGTTGAAACATGCACTATATAAATAGGTACTCCAAGCAAGCCCGCCAAAGTAATGGCGCGATGTGCAGCCTCCCCTTCTACCGCAGCTGGGCGTGATACTGGATGCGCTTCCGGCCCTGTGCGCCCTTCAGACAAGAGATCTTGCTGCAGGTAAGCAAC contains:
- a CDS encoding 2OG-Fe(II) oxygenase; its protein translation is MILPGDPAPTFTQKCSTNWGHYSFDMAAGKYNILVFVPAVQMCLTSKITDTLKDLLKLKKSVPIEIFIVTTSPQDEKLKSDDFYYIYDLDCNVHNIFGINIEDITCVITDPMLRIKEVLPQHAIAYDIIKHFLKNTIPNQNVPIPALLLTDILEEEFCHALIHYYHHNNPTPSGVLTKNAHGSTIEKVDTFFKRRYDCKIQNQNLIKGLQARIIRRVVPEIRKAFQCTVTGMDRMIVSCYDAAYKGHFSPHRDNTVEGAKHRLFAISINLNDTFEGGELTFPEFSSQRFCPPAGGALIFSSALLHAVQPVTKGKRYACLPFAFNEESLNTARLQSG
- the hydA gene encoding dihydropyrimidinase, with translation MLCGADGKIAHVATTIETPTGCDVVDAAGLLVMPGGIDPHTHMEMPFMGTIASDDFYTGTAAGLAGGTTSIIDFVIPDSRTSLVDAWQAWRQKAQKSAADYGFHVAITHWNDQIYHDMKTLVEECGVNSFKHFMAYKNALMVEDEAFLHSMRRAAELGAICTVHAENGDAVAYLQQDLLSEGRTGPEAHPVSRPAAVEGEAAHRAITLAGLLGVPIYIVHVSTQEGVQAISEARLRGQEVYGEVLPQHLVFDESVYEGSDWLKAAQYVMSPPFRPKHHQAALWGGMMSGQLQTTATDHCCFCAPQKEMGKTDFTRIPNGTPGIEDRMSVLWHYGVKTGKLTPEQFVALTSTNTAQIFNMYPQKGSLAIGADADIVLWDADAERTISAQTHHQNVDYNIYEGMTVTGVAKKTISKGHLVWDEGDLRAVRGAGQYIARQPKRRNVRKPL